The following nucleotide sequence is from Chlamydiota bacterium.
GCGACACGGGATCCGGGAGATCGCGGACGGGTTCCAGAAGGGGCAGGACTACTACCCGGAACAGACGCAGGACTACATCGCGCCCGCGGACCGCTTCGCGCGCGCCTACGGGATCCGGTATCTCCACCCGTTCTGGGAGCGGCCCGAGCTGAAGCAGGATGCGATCGTGCTGGAGGGCGCCGTGCCCCCCGCCCCGATACAGCCCTGGTGTCTCTTCGGCTGCAACCCGATCCTCGACAAGACGTCCATCGGCCCCTACGTCGAGAGCAAGCTTCCCCGGATGCGGGCCTACGTCGACGCCGCGCTCCGGCAAAAGAAGAAGAGGGGCTGAGGCCCCATCGCGCCCCGCCTGGCGGTCCCCTCGGAATCTACGGGAGGCGACGGCTTGTTCCCGCGCCGGGCCGGCGGGGCGCGGCGGATCCTCGCCGGGAGGGGGCGATGAGGGAAGAGGGCACGGTGCTCGCGCTCGACGGCGACACGGCGCGGGTGCGCATCGCCCGCCGCGGCGCCTGCGGCGGTTGCCGCGTCTGCGCGGCGATCGGGCCCGGGGGGATGGTGATCGAGGCGCTGAACTCCGCGGGGGCGAAGGTCGGCGACAGGGTGAGGGTCGAGGCGGCGGGGCCGGATCCGCTGCGCGCGGCCCTCCTGGTGTACGGTCTGCCGCTTGCGCTCCTCGTCGCGGGCTGCCTCGGCGGAACCGCCTTGACCGGCTCCCAGACCGCCGGGATGGGCGTCGGATTCGCCGCCTTCCTCCTCGCCTACGGAGCCCTGCACCGCTACGACAGGCGGATGCGGAAAACAGGCGCCTGCGCGGCGACGGTCGTGGAACGGATAACAGACGGAGGCAAGAGTGCCGACGGCATCTGCGGGTGAGGAGGGCGGAAGGGGCGTGAAGAATATGAAAGGCCTGAAAGGGCTCGACGATGTGGCGATTTCGCGCATCATCGTCGAGGAGTACACGAAAGAGTTTTTGGCGCACCTCGACTGCGACGCGGCGGTCGTCGGCGCGGGGCCGTCGGGGCTCGTCGCCGCGCAGTACCTGGCGCGGGGGGGGATGAAGGTCGCCGTCTACGAGCGGCGGTTGTCGGTGGGCGGCGGGATGTGGGGCGGCGGCATGATGTGCGGCCGCTGCGTCTTCCAGGAGGCCTCCCTGCCGATTCTCCGCGAGGCCGGCGTGCGCGTCAAGGACCGCGGGGACGGCTACTACACGACCGACTCGATCGAGACGGTGGCCTGTCTCTGCGCGACGGCGGTGAAGGCGGGGGCGCGGATATTCAACCTGCTCTCGGCGGAGGACGTGATGATCCGCGGCGCGCGCGTGACCGGCGTGGTGCTCCAGTGGACCGCGGTGGAGGCGGCGCGGCTCCACGTCGACCCGCTGACCGCCGGCGCCAGATTTGTGGTGGACGCGACCGGCCACGCCGCGGAGATCGCCAACATCATCGTCCGCAAGATCGGGAAAAAGCTTCTGACGGAGACCGGCGACCTCCTCGGCGAGAAGCCGATGTGGGCGGAGCGTGGGGAGAGGACGATCGTCGCGCACACGAAGGAGATCTATCCCGGCGTCCAGGTGGCCGGGATGGCGGCCAACGCAGTTTTCGGCGGCCCCCGGATGGGGCCGATCTTCGGCGGGATGCTCCTCTCGGGGAAACTGGCGGCGGAACGGATCCTCTCCGCAAGCGGCAGAAAACAGTTGCCGCGTCCCCGCTGAAGCCCTATACTGAAACCGACAAGGTTTAAGAAGGAGGGTACGATGAGGAAGCTCGTCTGCGCGGCGATGGCGATCGCGCTGGGTACCGCGCTCCTCGGGTGCAAGGAGCCGCCGCCGGAGGAAAAGGCGGCGAACGCGCTCAACAAGATGGTCGACTCGGCCAAACAGGCGGTCGACGACGCCAACAAAGCCGTCCAGGACGCCGTCAACAAGTAGTTCCGGCGGCACGAGGCGCGACGCGCCCGGCGGCGGTGGGGGGCACCGCCGCCGGGCATTTTTCTTGTTTCGGTTCCGTTGCCTCCGGGCGGCGCACGTAGTACCCTATCGGGTGGAAGGCCCGCGATGCCGCGGCCTTCGGGAGGGGGGAGGGATGACCGTTCGACACCGGATCTGCGTGACCGCCGTCCTCCTCTGCGCGGCGTGCGTCTGCGCCGCGGCGGAGTGCCGGGGGGAGGAGCGGAAGCCGCTCTGCATCAATCCCTCGCCGCTGGTCGCGGGGCGGCGGTTCCAGTTCGACGTCGCCCTGCGGGCGCCGGTCTCCGTGCCGTTCGATGTCTACTGCTTCGCGAAAACCACCTACGGGAACTTCTCCCTGAGCTTCGACGGGTACGTCGGGTATATCGGCAACGGATGGCAGCCCGTCTACAGGGCCGTCTGGGGCCGGGAGTTCCCGTACTCGGCGCGCGTGCGGCCGAACGTGGTCATCCCCGCGGATATGCGGCACAACTACATCACCTTCTACCTGTTCCTCGCGCAGTACGATGCGTGGATCCCGGCCACCTTCCTCGAGGAGCTGGGCCCCCACACCGCCAATATCATCTTCTTCGACTCCGTGAAGCTCCGCGTGAAGTAGAAAGGCGCAGGCCGCCCGATGCAGATGAAGCCGGATCTCGTCTACTCGGTCCTCTGCGACGACGTGCGCCAGGAGATCAACGGAAAGTTCATCTTCCTCGGCGTCTTCCAGAACATCTGGGTGAAGGGCCTGCCCGCCGTGCACCACCGCCTCTGCATCGCCAACTCCTGGTACAACGGCATCGGCGAGTTCCACGCCCGCTCCGCGGTCGTCGCCCCCGACAAGAAGACCCGCGTGGTCGAGAGCGTCCCGGTCAAGATCGTCCTCACGGAGGAGAACCGCGGTTCGATCGTGGTGAACTTCTTCCAGAACATCCGCTTCGCGGAGGAGGGGCTGTACTGGGTGGAGGTGAGCCTCGAGGGGACGCTCGTGACCCGCTACCCGTTCCGGGTTGCGCGCGCGCCGCAGAGGCCGCCAGCCGGCCCCTAGCCCGCAGGTATGCCCGCGCTCCGACTGAGCGACGACCGGTGGTGTTTCGCCTGCGGGGAGAAGAACCCCGCGGGGCTCAAGCTTGTTTTCTCCGCCGCCCCCGACGGCGCGCTCCGCGCCTCGTTCTCCTTCCGCAAGGAACATCAGGGGTACGAGGGGATCGTCCACGGCGGCCTGATCGGCCTCGTGTTGGACGAGATCATGCTGAACCTCGCCTGGCGGATGGGCCTGCGCGCGGTCACCGCCGCGCTCGACCTCCGGTTCAGGGAGGCCGTCCGGGTGGGGGAGCGGGTGGAGTTCACCGGGCGGATCACGGGGCGGAAGGGGAGGCTCGTGCTCGCGGAGGCGGAGGCGCGCTCCCCGGACGGCGCCCTGGTCGCCGAGGCGAAGGCCAAGTGCCTCCTGGTGGACTGATCCGCGGCGGGGGGACGGGGATGAAGGTCGCGCTCGCGCAGATAAACCCGACGATCGGCGACTTTCGCGGCAACGTGCGCCGCATCCTCCGCGCCGTCCGCCGGGCGGAGCGGGGGGGGGCGGATCTCTGCGTCTGCCCCGAGATGTGCATCACCGGCTACCCGACCCGCGACCTCCTCCTCAACCGCGACTTCGTCGACGACAACCTGAAGGCGCTCCAACGGCTCGCCGCCGAGGTCGGGGCGATGCCGGTCGTGGCGGGTTTCGCCGCCCGGAACCGGTCGTCCGTCGGCAAGGGACTCTTCAACGCCGGGGCCCTCATCCGCAACGGCGCGGTGCGGCGGGTCTTCCGCAAGATGCTCCTCCCCACCTACGACGTCTTCGACGAGCGCCGGTACTTCGACCCCGCCTGCGACGTGACCGTCGCCGCCATCGCGGGGCGGCGGGTCGGGTTCGCCATCTGCGAGGATATCTGGAACCCGCCGGAGTTCTGGCAGCGGCGCTTCTACGCCGCCGACCCGGTCGAGATGCTGGCGGGGAAGGGGGCGGAGCTGCTGATCGCCATCTCGGCCTCGCCGTTCGCGATCGGGCACCAGGCGCTGCGCCGCTCGATCGCGTCGCGCATCGCCGCGCGCCATGGGATCCCCCTCTGCTACGTCAACCAGACGGGGGGAAACGACGAACTGGTCTTCGACGGGAACAGCTTCGCCGTGGACGCGGGCGGGGCGCTCATCGCGCAGGGGAAGGCGTTCTCCGAGGACCTCGTCTTCGTCTGCGACGACGGCCCGCCCCTCGCCTCCCCCCGCCGGGAGGGCCCCCCGGAGGAGTCCGTGTGCGAGGCGCTGATCCTCGGGGTCAGGGACTACGCGCGGAAGTGCGGTTTCCGGGACGCGGTGGTGGGGTTGAGCGGGGGGCTCGACTCGGCGGTGACCGCCTGCATCGCGGCGCGGGCGCTTGGGCGGGGGCACGTGCGCGGCGTCGCGATGCCGTCGCCCTACTCGTCCAGGGGGAGCGTCAGGGACGCGCGCCTCCTCGCCCGTAACCTCGGCATCGACTTCTCCGTCGTTCCGATCAGCCCGGTCTACCGGGCGTACCTCCGGACGCTCGCGCCGCATCTCCGCCGCCGCCGCGACACGACGGAGGAGAACATCCAGGCGCGCATCCGCGGCAACATCCTGATGGCGTTCTCGAACAGGTACGGCGCCCTCGTGCTCTCGACCGGGAACAAGTCGGAGATGGCGGTCGGCTACTGCACCCTGTACGGGGACATGGCGGGCGGGCTCGCGGTGCTCTCCGACGTGCCCAAGACGCTCGTCTACCGCCTCGCGCGGCACCTCAACCGGGGGGGGGAGCTGATTCCGGCCGCGAGCATCGCGAAACCCCCGTCGGCGGAACTCAGGCCCGACCAGACGGACCAGGACACCTTGCCCCCGTACGAGGAGCTCGACGCGGTGCTCTCCCGCTACGTGGAGAAGCGGCAGGGACCCGCGGAGATCGTCGCCGCGGGGTACGGGCGGAGGCTCGTCTGCGACATCATCAGGAAGGTGGAGCGGAACGAGTACAAGCGGCAGCAGGCGCCCCCCGGCCTGAAGGTCACCTCGAAGGCGTTCGGGAGCGGGCGGCGAATCCCGCTCGCGCAGCGCTACTACTGAGCGGCCGCACGGGCGCGATGGTAGGAGGCCCGGGTGCGGTCCTTCAGCGCACGGTAGGCGCGGCTCAGCAGCTCGTGGCAGCGCGCCTGCTCCTCCCGGTACTTCGGATTGGCGTTCTGGAGCGCCCGCTCCCCGATCTCGACCGCGCCGCGCGGGTCCCGCCGCCGCATCCTGATCTCGCACTTTCCCGCGAGGGCGCGGGTGTTGCCGGGGTAGAGGCGGAGGAGTTGATCGAGGAACGCGTCCGCGGCGTCGAGGTCCCCGCCCC
It contains:
- a CDS encoding SoxR reducing system RseC family protein; amino-acid sequence: MREEGTVLALDGDTARVRIARRGACGGCRVCAAIGPGGMVIEALNSAGAKVGDRVRVEAAGPDPLRAALLVYGLPLALLVAGCLGGTALTGSQTAGMGVGFAAFLLAYGALHRYDRRMRKTGACAATVVERITDGGKSADGICG
- a CDS encoding thiazole biosynthesis protein, with the translated sequence MKGLKGLDDVAISRIIVEEYTKEFLAHLDCDAAVVGAGPSGLVAAQYLARGGMKVAVYERRLSVGGGMWGGGMMCGRCVFQEASLPILREAGVRVKDRGDGYYTTDSIETVACLCATAVKAGARIFNLLSAEDVMIRGARVTGVVLQWTAVEAARLHVDPLTAGARFVVDATGHAAEIANIIVRKIGKKLLTETGDLLGEKPMWAERGERTIVAHTKEIYPGVQVAGMAANAVFGGPRMGPIFGGMLLSGKLAAERILSASGRKQLPRPR
- a CDS encoding PaaI family thioesterase; this encodes MPALRLSDDRWCFACGEKNPAGLKLVFSAAPDGALRASFSFRKEHQGYEGIVHGGLIGLVLDEIMLNLAWRMGLRAVTAALDLRFREAVRVGERVEFTGRITGRKGRLVLAEAEARSPDGALVAEAKAKCLLVD
- a CDS encoding NAD+ synthase; the encoded protein is MKVALAQINPTIGDFRGNVRRILRAVRRAERGGADLCVCPEMCITGYPTRDLLLNRDFVDDNLKALQRLAAEVGAMPVVAGFAARNRSSVGKGLFNAGALIRNGAVRRVFRKMLLPTYDVFDERRYFDPACDVTVAAIAGRRVGFAICEDIWNPPEFWQRRFYAADPVEMLAGKGAELLIAISASPFAIGHQALRRSIASRIAARHGIPLCYVNQTGGNDELVFDGNSFAVDAGGALIAQGKAFSEDLVFVCDDGPPLASPRREGPPEESVCEALILGVRDYARKCGFRDAVVGLSGGLDSAVTACIAARALGRGHVRGVAMPSPYSSRGSVRDARLLARNLGIDFSVVPISPVYRAYLRTLAPHLRRRRDTTEENIQARIRGNILMAFSNRYGALVLSTGNKSEMAVGYCTLYGDMAGGLAVLSDVPKTLVYRLARHLNRGGELIPAASIAKPPSAELRPDQTDQDTLPPYEELDAVLSRYVEKRQGPAEIVAAGYGRRLVCDIIRKVERNEYKRQQAPPGLKVTSKAFGSGRRIPLAQRYY